The Aethina tumida isolate Nest 87 chromosome 6, icAetTumi1.1, whole genome shotgun sequence genome has a segment encoding these proteins:
- the LOC109607819 gene encoding nascent polypeptide-associated complex subunit alpha, which produces MEANLKEMAELEKSQDTDSSTDTVTEEDPPKEDEPQASGSGSALVPDYESTRFAKQSRAEKKARKMMSKLGLKPVTGISRITMRKSRNILFVINKPDVFKSPDGETYIVFGEAKVEDMSQQAQVAAAEKLKGIKPAGGDAPASTSNDTGDSDEEVDGTGIEDKDIDLVMSQANCNRTKAIKALRNNGNDIVNAIMELTM; this is translated from the exons ATGGAAGCTAATTTAAAGG aaatggCCGAACTGGAAAAGTCCCAAGACACCGACAGCTCGACCGACACGGTAACGGAGGAGGACCCCCCGAAGGAGGACGAGCCGCAGGCGTCCGGCTCCGGGTCCGCCCTCGTGCCCGACTACGAGTCGACCCGCTTCGCGAAGCAGAGCCGGGCCGAGAAGAAGGCGCGCAAGATGATGTCGAAGCTGGGCCTGAAGCCGGTGACCGGCATCAGCAGGATCACCATGCGTAAGTCCCGTAACATACTGTTCGTCATCAACAAGCCGGACGTGTTCAAGAGTCCGGACGGCGAGACGTACATCGTGTTCGGCGAGGCGAAGGTGGAGGACATGTCGCAGCAGGCTCAGGTGGCGGCCGCCGAGAAGTTGAAGGGCATCAAGCCGGCCGGGGGCGACGCGCCGGCCAGCACCTCCAACGACACCGGGGACTCGGACGAGGAGGTCGACGGGACCGGGATCGAGGATAAGGACATCGATCTGGTCATGTCGCAGGCCAATTGCAACAGGACCAAGGCCATCAAGGCCTTGAGGAACAACGGAAATGACATTGTCAACGCCATCATGGAACTGACAATGTAA